In a genomic window of Aggregatimonas sangjinii:
- a CDS encoding DUF6787 family protein: MEKLKERWGIDSNLQVVVICVVFAITGSSSVYVAKPFLAWIGMARETFPESWWGGFLYWTLRLLLIFPFYQVLLVVYGWLFGQFRFFWNFEKKMLSRMGLSFLFSKK; the protein is encoded by the coding sequence ATGGAAAAACTAAAAGAGCGTTGGGGCATTGATTCCAATCTGCAAGTTGTTGTTATTTGCGTCGTATTCGCCATTACGGGCTCCTCATCGGTATATGTAGCCAAGCCTTTTTTAGCGTGGATCGGGATGGCGAGGGAGACGTTCCCCGAGTCTTGGTGGGGTGGCTTTCTGTATTGGACGTTGCGCCTATTGTTGATTTTCCCTTTTTACCAAGTGCTACTCGTGGTTTACGGATGGCTTTTCGGCCAATTTCGCTTCTTTTGGAACTTTGAAAAGAAGATGCTTTCCCGAATGGGCCTTAGTTTCCTGTTTTCGAAAAAATAG
- a CDS encoding DUF6146 family protein translates to MIKKLFAAIAICSLLFICVVGCNSSKQAIAISDEEQKAFQQVEGDTIEISSDKTEYEIIIIEPGFNYWLLSVARPEGYYSQSFLEARNQIWVISWNQRVLQPNQFNPNLYELQIDYRPDIDYGYEVNYKLYNYFVYFQRKYRQRLGTFTPRL, encoded by the coding sequence ATGATAAAGAAACTCTTTGCCGCAATAGCAATATGCTCCCTCCTTTTTATATGTGTCGTCGGATGTAATAGCAGTAAACAGGCAATTGCCATCTCCGATGAAGAACAAAAGGCCTTTCAACAGGTAGAAGGCGACACCATCGAAATTTCCAGCGATAAGACCGAATATGAAATTATTATCATAGAACCTGGTTTCAACTATTGGCTACTGAGCGTAGCGCGACCCGAAGGGTATTACTCGCAATCGTTTTTAGAGGCCAGAAACCAAATCTGGGTCATTAGCTGGAACCAACGCGTACTGCAGCCCAACCAATTCAATCCCAATCTCTATGAATTGCAAATCGACTATAGACCGGATATCGACTACGGCTATGAGGTAAACTATAAACTCTACAACTATTTCGTCTATTTCCAGCGCAAATACAGGCAGCGTTTGGGGACTTTTACACCTCGCCTTTAA
- a CDS encoding 4Fe-4S dicluster domain-containing protein encodes MAIIITDECINCGACEPECPNTAIYEGADEWRYSDGTSLKGEVVLPDGKAVNADEVQEPISDEIYYISPDKCTECMGFHEEPQCAAVCPVDCCVPDEDRVESEETLLGKQAFMHPEG; translated from the coding sequence ATGGCGATTATTATAACAGACGAATGTATCAATTGCGGCGCTTGCGAGCCCGAATGTCCCAATACTGCGATATACGAAGGAGCCGATGAATGGCGCTATAGCGATGGCACATCCTTGAAGGGAGAGGTAGTATTGCCTGATGGCAAAGCTGTTAACGCCGATGAGGTTCAAGAACCGATCAGTGACGAGATCTATTATATTTCCCCCGATAAATGTACGGAGTGTATGGGTTTTCATGAAGAGCCACAATGTGCCGCCGTATGCCCTGTAGACTGTTGTGTGCCTGATGAGGATCGGGTAGAGAGCGAAGAGACGCTCTTGGGAAAACAGGCGTTTATGCATCCGGAGGGTTAG
- the serC gene encoding 3-phosphoserine/phosphohydroxythreonine transaminase codes for MKKHNFSAGPCILPQEVLQKASEAILDFNGLGLSLVEISHRSKDFVAVMEKAQALALELLGLEDQGYKALFLHGGASLEFLMVAYNLLEKKAGYLNTGTWSDKAIKEAKLFGEIVEVGSSKDENFNYIPKGYIVPDGLDYLHLTSNNTIFGTQIKKFPKANTSLVCDMSSDIFSRQLDFSQFDLIYAGAQKNMGPAGTTLVVVKEAILGKVSRQIPSMLDYKVHISKDSMFNTPAVFSVYVSMLTMEWLKNLGGIPEIEKINEKKAQLLYSEIDLNPVFDGYAQKEDRSNMNATFNLTDEDLKETFDELLKEAGINGLNGHRSVGGYRASMYNALSLDSVGVLVDVMSEMERKG; via the coding sequence ATGAAAAAGCATAATTTTAGTGCAGGACCTTGCATTTTACCCCAAGAAGTACTTCAGAAAGCATCCGAAGCTATTTTAGATTTCAATGGACTAGGCTTGTCCCTGGTCGAGATTTCGCATCGTAGTAAAGATTTCGTTGCTGTTATGGAAAAAGCGCAAGCACTGGCCCTAGAACTTCTCGGTCTTGAAGATCAGGGCTATAAAGCCTTATTTCTTCATGGCGGTGCCAGCTTGGAGTTTTTAATGGTTGCTTATAACCTACTCGAAAAGAAGGCGGGCTATCTAAATACCGGTACTTGGAGTGATAAAGCCATCAAAGAGGCTAAATTGTTCGGGGAAATCGTAGAAGTAGGCTCCTCAAAAGACGAAAACTTCAATTACATTCCCAAGGGCTATATCGTTCCCGACGGATTGGATTACCTACACTTGACTTCCAACAATACGATTTTCGGAACACAGATCAAAAAATTCCCAAAAGCGAACACCTCGCTTGTGTGCGATATGAGCTCCGATATCTTTTCGCGACAACTCGATTTTTCACAATTTGATTTGATTTACGCCGGCGCCCAGAAAAACATGGGTCCTGCAGGAACAACCCTGGTGGTGGTCAAAGAGGCGATTCTTGGGAAGGTTTCCAGACAGATTCCTTCTATGCTCGATTATAAAGTACACATTTCAAAAGATAGCATGTTCAATACCCCCGCTGTTTTTTCGGTCTATGTATCCATGCTGACGATGGAATGGCTGAAAAATCTAGGAGGTATTCCAGAAATCGAAAAAATCAACGAGAAGAAGGCACAATTGCTCTATTCGGAAATCGATTTAAATCCGGTTTTCGATGGCTATGCGCAAAAAGAAGATCGTTCGAACATGAACGCCACCTTTAACCTTACCGATGAGGATCTAAAGGAAACCTTTGACGAATTGCTCAAAGAAGCAGGAATAAACGGGTTAAACGGTCACCGCTCCGTCGGAGGATACCGAGCATCTATGTACAATGCACTTTCTTTGGATAGTGTTGGTGTTTTGGTGGATGTCATGAGCGAAATGGAACGAAAAGGGTAG
- a CDS encoding DUF937 domain-containing protein → MAGILDLLNSPMGKQLISGVAQETGKSTDQAGSVLSMALPVLMGAMRKNAATPQGAQGLMSALSNKHDGGILDNLGGLFGGGVDQSVKQDGAGILGHVLGGKQPQVENALSKRSGMDAGTVATVLQVAAPLIMGYLGKQTRQQNISDSNGLGSLLGGMLGGDDGGQKQQSLIESFLDSDGDGSVLDDIAGMALGGKQGGIGGLLGGLFGK, encoded by the coding sequence ATGGCAGGAATATTGGATTTATTGAATAGCCCAATGGGCAAGCAACTGATAAGCGGGGTAGCCCAGGAAACAGGGAAATCGACCGATCAGGCAGGAAGCGTGCTGAGTATGGCACTACCGGTATTAATGGGTGCGATGCGAAAAAATGCAGCCACACCCCAAGGAGCGCAAGGTTTAATGAGCGCCCTTTCGAACAAACACGACGGAGGTATTCTCGATAATTTAGGTGGACTTTTCGGAGGCGGTGTCGATCAATCCGTGAAGCAAGACGGCGCGGGAATATTGGGTCACGTACTGGGAGGAAAACAACCACAGGTAGAAAATGCGCTTAGTAAAAGATCGGGAATGGACGCAGGTACAGTGGCTACTGTATTGCAAGTGGCGGCTCCCCTGATTATGGGATATCTCGGAAAGCAGACCAGACAACAGAATATATCCGATTCTAACGGACTGGGCAGTTTGCTCGGTGGTATGTTGGGTGGCGACGATGGGGGTCAAAAACAACAGTCGTTGATCGAATCGTTCCTGGATTCGGATGGAGACGGTAGTGTATTAGATGATATCGCAGGCATGGCACTTGGCGGAAAGCAAGGTGGTATCGGCGGTCTTTTGGGCGGCTTGTTCGGAAAATAA
- a CDS encoding D-2-hydroxyacid dehydrogenase, whose translation MTILANDGIAASGISALKKAGFEVNTTHVAQEQLVKFINDNEIVGLLVRSATKVRKELIDQCPTLRLIGRGGVGMDNIDVDYAKQKGLHVINTPAASSESVAELVFAHLFGGVRYLYDANRNMPLEGDSNFKQLKKSYAAGSELRGKTIGVIGFGRIGRATAKIALGVGMKVIYFDPFLEKASIDLQFFDGRKTTFDFESLDKDLLLQEADFITLHVPAQKEYVIGKPELKVMKPGVGIVNAARGGVIDEVALVDALESGKVAFAGLDVFESEPKPEIKILMHPKISLTPHIGAATLEAQDRIGTELATQIIALLG comes from the coding sequence ATGACAATTTTAGCAAACGACGGTATAGCGGCAAGTGGCATTTCCGCTTTGAAAAAAGCCGGTTTTGAGGTGAACACGACGCATGTTGCCCAAGAGCAGCTTGTCAAGTTTATCAACGACAACGAAATCGTCGGACTGTTGGTGCGCAGTGCGACCAAAGTACGCAAAGAATTGATCGACCAATGCCCTACACTACGATTGATCGGACGCGGTGGTGTAGGTATGGACAATATTGACGTAGATTATGCAAAACAAAAAGGCCTTCATGTCATCAACACTCCTGCGGCGTCCTCTGAATCTGTTGCCGAATTGGTCTTTGCCCACCTTTTTGGAGGTGTGCGGTACCTTTATGATGCCAATCGGAACATGCCCCTGGAAGGTGATAGTAATTTTAAACAACTGAAGAAATCGTATGCCGCCGGTTCCGAACTTCGAGGTAAGACTATAGGTGTTATAGGCTTTGGAAGAATCGGTCGTGCCACTGCGAAAATCGCCCTGGGCGTTGGGATGAAAGTCATTTATTTTGATCCGTTTTTAGAAAAGGCTTCGATAGACCTGCAATTCTTTGATGGTCGGAAAACTACCTTTGATTTCGAATCTTTGGATAAGGACCTTCTTTTACAGGAGGCCGATTTCATCACCCTTCACGTTCCTGCGCAAAAAGAATACGTCATCGGCAAGCCCGAATTAAAAGTGATGAAACCGGGAGTAGGTATTGTTAACGCCGCTCGTGGCGGTGTTATTGACGAAGTGGCCTTGGTCGATGCCTTGGAAAGCGGTAAAGTCGCGTTCGCCGGGTTAGATGTATTCGAGTCCGAACCAAAACCTGAAATCAAAATTCTAATGCATCCGAAAATTTCGTTGACGCCACACATTGGCGCTGCTACCTTGGAAGCACAAGATCGAATAGGGACCGAACTGGCTACGCAAATCATTGCCCTGCTCGGGTAG
- a CDS encoding acyl-CoA reductase encodes MSDHNKTFNAFLKLGGFLRAFCNDDSTETEWNDKANAAIALAKHKNGWFDPENVLFAFKSWGAVLTEEKLSAWLTEYPKNSTEKSAKTVALIMAGNIPLVGFHDFLSIMLTGHTALIKLSSNDNVLFRFIMDYLISFEPSLQERISITETKMEGFDAVIATGSNNTARYFEYYFGKGPHIIRKNRNSIAVLRGNESEGQLRALGEDIFRYYGLGCRSVAKIFVPEDYDFDVLFKALYKFHPIIEQLKYSNNYDYNKAVYLMSEFKILDNGFLILKEDESYSSPIASLFYERYSDPQTLKTRLENDADLLQCIVSNGFLPDEIEFGTTQTPSLSDYADGVDTVDFLLKI; translated from the coding sequence ATGAGCGACCATAACAAAACATTTAACGCATTCCTAAAACTTGGCGGTTTTTTAAGGGCATTCTGCAATGACGATTCCACGGAAACGGAATGGAATGACAAAGCAAATGCCGCGATAGCTCTTGCAAAACACAAAAATGGTTGGTTCGATCCGGAAAATGTTTTGTTCGCATTCAAAAGTTGGGGCGCGGTACTGACCGAGGAAAAGCTTTCCGCATGGCTTACCGAATACCCGAAAAACAGTACTGAAAAATCGGCCAAGACCGTTGCTTTGATTATGGCCGGGAATATACCACTGGTGGGGTTTCATGATTTTTTGTCAATTATGTTGACTGGCCACACGGCACTCATTAAGCTTTCTTCAAATGACAATGTACTGTTCAGATTTATAATGGATTATCTAATTTCATTTGAACCATCATTACAAGAACGGATTTCGATAACCGAAACAAAGATGGAAGGCTTTGATGCGGTTATCGCTACCGGTAGCAATAACACCGCTCGCTATTTTGAATACTATTTTGGTAAGGGTCCGCATATCATCCGCAAAAACAGGAATTCGATAGCGGTGCTTAGGGGAAATGAAAGCGAAGGCCAACTACGAGCCTTGGGAGAAGACATCTTTAGATATTATGGCCTGGGCTGCAGAAGCGTAGCCAAGATTTTCGTACCGGAAGATTACGATTTTGATGTTCTTTTTAAGGCACTGTACAAATTCCATCCCATAATCGAACAGCTTAAATATTCCAACAATTACGACTACAACAAGGCCGTTTATCTGATGTCCGAATTCAAGATTTTAGACAACGGATTTCTGATTCTGAAAGAAGACGAGAGCTATTCCTCCCCGATTGCCTCCCTTTTTTACGAGCGGTATTCAGACCCACAAACCCTTAAAACCAGGCTCGAAAACGATGCGGACCTATTGCAATGTATTGTTTCAAACGGATTCCTCCCCGATGAAATCGAATTCGGAACGACACAGACCCCTTCGCTATCCGATTACGCAGATGGTGTCGACACTGTTGATTTCCTGTTGAAAATATAA